The Pseudomonas sp. R4-35-07 nucleotide sequence GCTGGATCGCGTAGTCCGGTTCGGCATCGCGGGCCGCGGCCAGGCGCTTCTCCGCTTCGTCGGTACGGCCATTGCTCATCAGAATATCAGCCTGGCGCAACTGGGCCGGCAGGTAATCATTGCCTGGGCCGACCTGGGCGTACTCGAGCAAGGCCGCCTGCGGGTCGTTGCGTTCCTCAGCGATGCGGCCCAGGTTCAGGTGCGCCGAGTCCACATGGCTTTCGCGCGCGACCAGCTCTTCAAGATAACCCTTGGCCTCGTCCCAGGCCTTGGCCTCCAGGCACACCAGCGCCAGGGAATAACGCAGTTCGTCATCGTCCGGGTATTGCTGGACCAGATTGGCGAACTGCACCTTGGCGTCTTCCATGCGATCCTGCTCAACCAGCATCCGCGCGTAAGTCAGACGCAGGCGCTTGTCGTCCGGATATTTCTTGATGCTTTTTTCCAGCAGTGGAATCGCTTCCTTGCCGCGGTTGAGGTTCTGCAGCAGGCGGGCGCGTAGCAGGATCGGTGCAATCTCACCGTCTTCCGGCGGGTTCTGCTCCAGCAGCTTGAGGGCGGCGTCGGCTTCATCGTCCTGTTGCAGCAGCAAGGCTTTGCCGAAAATCAGCTGGCTGTTCTTCGGATGCTTTTGCAGCAGGCGGTCGAAACTTTTCATCAAGCCATTGCGTGTGTCCTGATCGGTATCGGCGGCCGACAGCGCAAGGAAGTCGAAATGCGTGTCGCCCTTGCCCTGCAAGACTTTTTCCATGTAGACCATGGAGTCGTCATAGCGCCCGGCGCGTGCCAGCTGCACAGCTGCCGCTCGTTGGGCTTCCAGGTCGTCCGGGGCGTTTTTTGCCCAGATCAGCGAGGCATCCAGTGCGGCCTGGTCGGCGCCCAGGTACTCGGCGATGCGAAACGCGCGTTCCGAGATACCGGGGTCTTGAGTATTGATGGCCTGGGTCACGTAGTTATCCAGGGCAATATCGAAGCGATTGCGCTGGCCGGCCAGTTCTGCGGTCAGCAGGCTGTAGACCGTTTCTTCGCTGAACGATGAATAAACCTTGGGCTTTTCAGGGGCGGGGGTGCTGTCTTCCACCGGCGCTGTAGCGTCCGGCGACACGGGTGCCATGGCCTGGCAGCCGCTGAGGAAGACAAAAGCAAGGAGCAACGCGGAAGATCTATTCATATAGGAAGAGGACGACTAACCTGCGGTCGGATCATCATGACACAAGCCTTCGGCCAAA carries:
- a CDS encoding tetratricopeptide repeat protein, with the protein product MNRSSALLLAFVFLSGCQAMAPVSPDATAPVEDSTPAPEKPKVYSSFSEETVYSLLTAELAGQRNRFDIALDNYVTQAINTQDPGISERAFRIAEYLGADQAALDASLIWAKNAPDDLEAQRAAAVQLARAGRYDDSMVYMEKVLQGKGDTHFDFLALSAADTDQDTRNGLMKSFDRLLQKHPKNSQLIFGKALLLQQDDEADAALKLLEQNPPEDGEIAPILLRARLLQNLNRGKEAIPLLEKSIKKYPDDKRLRLTYARMLVEQDRMEDAKVQFANLVQQYPDDDELRYSLALVCLEAKAWDEAKGYLEELVARESHVDSAHLNLGRIAEERNDPQAALLEYAQVGPGNDYLPAQLRQADILMSNGRTDEAEKRLAAARDAEPDYAIQLYLIQAETLSANNQGERAWKLLQQALLQYPDDLNLLYTRAMQAEKRNDLAQMEKDLRLIIKRDPDNAMALNALGYTLSDRTTRYAEAKVLIEQAHTLNPEDPAVLDSLGWVNYRLGNLDEAERLLRQALERFPDQEVAAHLGEVLWANGKQREARQIWEKFLKEQPESPILRGTIKRLTGSETL